Part of the Hippea jasoniae genome, GCAAGCTCCACAAACACAACAAAGGCAACCACAGCTATAGCAACGGCAAATATAACAAGCAGCGATAATACGCTCATCTCGCCTGCGCTAACAAGCCTGAATAAATTACCTAACGCTGCAGGCAATCTTGCCACAATACCAGCAAAAATCAATAGCGATATACCGTTTCCGATACCCCTTTCTGTAATTTGCTCACCAACAAACATCAAAAACACGCTACCTGCCGTCATTGTCATCGATGTAAACAATACAAAAGGCAAACCGTGCCATATTACAACAGGCGCACCACCTGGTCCATGCATCGATTGCAAACCAATTGCAATACCCAATCCCTGGAGAAATGAAATAATAACCGTGCCGTAGCGTGTATACTCCGTAATTTTCCTTCTGCCTGCCTCACCCTCTTTTTTTAACGCTGCAAGTTCAGGACTTACAGCTGTTAACAACTCTATAATAATAGCAGCTGAAATATAAGGCATGATACCAAGTGAGATGATACTAAAGTTCTTGATAGCACCGCCAGAAAACAGGTTAAACAAACCCAGTGCTGTGCCTTTTGCCTGCTCAAAGATCACAGCCAATACATGGGGATCAACTCCAGGTGTAGGCACATGGGCAGCAATTCTAAAAACAAGAAACATCAAAAAGGTAAAGAATAATCTCTTATTCAGCTCAGGAACATTAAAGATATTGGAATAATCTTCCTTCACTGTAATACCTCTACTTTACCACCAGCTTTTTCTATCTTTTCTTTGGCTGTTTTTGAGAATGCATCAGCAATAACGGTTATAGCTTTTGTTAATTCACCGCCACCAAGGATTTTAACAGGTTTATTGCCCTTTATAAGCCTGTGCTCAACAAGGTAATTTATATCAACAAGATCGCCATCTGAGCAATACTTTTCAAGTTTATCGACATTCACAATCTCATACTCAACTCTAAAGGGATTCTTAAAACCCCTTTTTGGTAGGCGTCTGTAGATAGGTGTCTGTCCGCCTTCAAAATAAGCCGGTTTTGCACCGCCAGACCTTGCCCTTTCACCCTTATTACCCTTGCCAGCTGTTGTGCCCCAGCCAGAACCGTCTCCTCTACCTACCCTTTTTCTTTTTTTAACTATTTGCGGCAGTTCATAAAGTTCCATATCTTACACCTCTCCTATAATTCTTCAACTTTTACCATAAAGGAAATTTTCTTAATCATTCCTCTTATGTAGGGTGAATCTTTCCTTATTACAAATTTATTTGGCCTTTTCAAACCCAAAGCAATTGCCGTTTTTCTTATTGAAGGTTTTTGACCAATTAAACTTCTTGTTAGAGTAATTTTCAGATCAGCCATTTTCCACCTCACTTAAGTCCTCTTACTTTGAAGATTTCATCCTTATCTCTCAATAAACTCAACGCTTTCAATAGAGCATGGGAAAGATTGTACACATTATTAGAACCAATAGACTTTGTAACAATATTTCTGATGCCGCACACCTCTAATATTGCCCTTGCTGTGTTACCGGCAATAATTCCCGTACCTGGCCTTGCTGGTTTAATCAAAACCCTGCCGGCACCCTCTTTGACCTCAAGCTGATGAGGAATCGTGCCATCTTCTGTTATAGGAACCGTAATCAAATTCTTCTTTGCCTTCTCTATTGCCTTTTTAATAGCCTCTGGAACCTCATGTGATTTACCAAGTCCAAGCCCCACTCTTCCGTTTTTATCACCAACTGCTACTAAAGCAGAAAATCTAAATCTCCTTCCGCCTTTAACAACCTTGGTAACCCTCTTTATAGTTATAACCTGCTCTTCAAACTCTTTCTCAACCGCCATAACCACCACCTCTAAAATTTAAGTCCGGCTTCTCGAGCGCTTTCTGCTAAAGCCTTCACTTTACCGTGATAGATATATCCGTTTCTATCAAAAACAACCTTATCTATACCTTTCTCTAAAGCCTTTTTTGCTATAGCCTCACCAACAACCTTTGCCGATGATATATTGCATCCCTTTACCTTATCCCTTAAATCGATATCCAATGTCGATGCAGATACAATTGTTTGCTGGGCTTCATCGTCAATAATTTGAGCATAAATATGATTGAGGCTTTTATATACGCACAATCTTGGTCTTTCTTTAGTTCCTCTGATTTTGTATTTAATTCTGAGTTTTCTTCTTTTTCTTTCGGCTTTTCTATCTATTTTTGCCATCTACATACCCCCATTATTTGCTTGCAGCCTTACCCATTTTTCTTCTGACATATTCGCCTTTGTATCTAATGCCTTTACCCTTGTAGGGTTCTGGTGGTTTGATAGCCCTAATCTGGCTTGCCACAAGTCCTACAAGCTGCTTATCTATACCCGATACAGTTATCTCAACGCCCTTTTTATCAACCTCAACCTTAACACCATCAGGCACATTGTAAACAACATCGTGAGAAAAACCAACGGTTAAGGTTAGCTTATTACCGCTTGCTTGAGCCTTATATCCAACACCCTCAATCTGCAAAACCTTTGAAAATCCCTTTGAGACACCCTCAACTGCATTATTGATAAGGCTTCTGTAAAGCCCATGCATAGCTTTGGCTTTCTTTGAATCGTTAACAGACTTTATATAAATAAATTTATCGTCCTTTTCTACACTTACATAGTTGCCATCAAAACCCTGACTTAACTGACCCTTAGGTCCTTTAACAAAAACCTCTCCATCTTTAATCTGAACCTCTACCCCTGCTGGAATAGGGATAGGTTGTCTTCCTATCCTTGACATTACTACCTCCTATTAAAATACCTCACAGATGTATTCACCGCCAATGCCAAGCTTCTTGGCTTCCTTTGTTGTCATTACACCCTTTGAAGTGGATATGATGCCAATGCCCAGACCGTTCATTACAGGCTTTATCTCATCAGCAGATATGTAAATCCTTCTGGAAGGCTTGGAAACCATCTTCATAGACATAATAACCGGCTTCCTTTTGTTCTCGTCAGCGTATTTTAAAAATACTCTGACGATATTTCTACTACCAACATTATCCAGCTTTTTGTAGTCTGATATATAACCTTCCTCTTTTAAAATCCTGCACACATTCTCAACAAGGTTATTACTTGCTACATCAACATACTCATGCTTTGCTTTAAGCCCATTCTTAATCTTAGACAAGCAATCTGCTACCTTCTTACTCATACGCCACCTACCAACTTGCCTTTTTTACGCCAGGAATTTCGCCTTTACCGGCCAATGTCCTAAAACATACTCTACAAATACCGAATTTTCTTATATATCCCCTTGGTCTCCCGCAGATCTGACATCTGTTTCTGGCCCTTACCTTAAACTTTGGGGGCCTTTTTGATTTCTCTATCAGAGCTTTTCTTGCCATACTCTCCCCTCTTAATTGGATTTTCTAAACGGCATACCAAATGCCTCAAGTAAAGCTTTAGCCTCTTGGTCGGTTTCGGCTGTCGTAACAATCGTGACCGATAAACCATGAATCTTTGCAATCTTGTCGTAATTGATCTCAGGGAAAATCAACTGCTCTGTAATTCCCAGTGTGTAATTACCCCTGCCGTCAAAACCTTTAAGCGGCACACCCCTGAAATCCCTGATACGCGGAATGGCAAATGAAATAAATCTATCTAAAAACTCATAAGCCCTGTCCCCGCGCAAAGTTACCTTACAGCCAATAGGCATACCTTTTCTTAACTTAAAGTTTGCAATAGACTTTCTTGCCCTGGTAATCACGCCCCTCTGACCTGTAATAATTGCAAGCTCATCTAAAACACTTTCTAACAGCTTGATATCGTGCATACCCTCAGCAAGTCCCACATTCACAACGATTTTTTCAATCTTTGGAACCTGCATAACATTTTTATATGAAAACTCTTTCATCAAGCGAGGAATTATTTCTTCCCTGTAGATTGTCTTTAGCCTTGGAATGTACTTCTCAGACATTAATCATTCCTCCTTAGATTGTCCCACCGCATTTTTTGCAGTAGCGCACCTTTTCGCCACTCTCTAATAAACGAATCCCTACCCTTGTGGGTTTATTGCAGTGGGGACATACAAGCATAACATTGGAAATATGGATAGGTGCCTCTTTTTCAATTATTCCACCCTTTGTCGTGGCCGATGCCTTTACATGTTTTTTAACAATATTGACACCTTCCACAATCACCCTGTTTTTCTCTCTTACAAACGAGATAATTGTTCCCTCTTTACCCTTATCCTTACCTGCTATAACCTTAACCTTATCGTTTTTCTTTAGCTTTGTTCTTATCCTGTTCATTACAGCACCTCTGGAGCAAGTGATATGATCTTTGTAAACTCTTTAGCCCTCAACTCTCTAACAACAGGACCAAAGATTCTTGTGCCTATAGGCTCTTTCTGGTTGTTAATCAGAACAGCAGCGTTTTCATCAAACTTTATATATGTGCCATCGGGGCGTCTAAACTCTTTTTTTGTTCTAACAACAACGGCTTTTACCACATCACCCTTTTTAACTTTGCCGTTTGGGTCAGCCTCTTTAACAGAAGCCACAATAATATCTCCAACGCGAGCATATCTTTTTCTTGTACCGCCTAAAACCTTAATACACATTATTCTTTTTGCGCCTGAGTTATCGGCAACCTTTAACATCGTGTATGGCTGTATCATTGCTCATCTCCCAAACCAATATATTTCTCGGTTATTTCAAGCAGCCTAAAGTGCTTATCTTTTGATATTGGTCTGCACTCTATAAACTTTACCCTATCGCCTTTTTTTGCCTGGTTTTTCTCATCGTGAACCTTAAATTTCTTTCTTCTCTTTATATACTTATGGAACTTTGGATGCTCAACCAGTGTTTCAACCTCAACAACGATGGTTTTATCCATCTTATCGCTAACAACAATACCTTCTTTAATCAACTTACTCATGACTGCTCACCCTTCTTGAGTTTCTCGTTTTTTACCGTGAGAACCCTCGCAAGGTCCTTTCGCAAATTCCTTATTTTGTGAGGATTATCCATCTGCTCAAGACCCTTTCTCATGTTGAGTTTGAATATCTCCTCTCTAAGTTTTCTTTCCTCTTCCATCAATTCCTTCAAACTCATCTTTCTCAACTCTGCTGCTTTCATGTCCATTCACTCCGTTTGACAAATTTCATTTCGATATTGAACTTCTGAGCTGCAAGCGTAAACGCTTTTCTTGCTAATTCTTCACTAACACCGCCAATCTCATAAAGGATTCTGCCGGGTTTTACTATGGCAACCCATTTTTCAATAGAACCTTTTCCCTTACCCATTCGGGTTTCTGCCGGTTTTTTTGTTAAAGGAAAATCGGGAAAGATTCTAATCCAGATCTTACCCTGATGTTTAAGCACCCTGTTGATTGCAATCCTTGCTGCCTCGATTTGTCTGTTTGTTACCTCACCTCTGCCCACAGCTTTTAAACCGTAATCGCCGAAGGCAAGCGTTGTGCCCCTTTTTGCTATCCCTCTTACGCCATTTCTGTTTCTTTGATATTTTCTATACTTGGTTCTTTTTGGCATTAACATAGCTATCCCACCTTTCCTTCTTTATGGTGATACCATTCCATTAAAAACCCAGACCTTTATACCAATAACACCAGCCTGAGTTAAGCTTTCAGCAAAACCGTAATCGATGTCAGCCCTTAGTGTGCTCAAAGGCACCCTACCTTCTTTTATCCACTCGGTTCGTGCCATTTCGGCACCGCCAAGCTTTCCAGAAACCTGTATTTTAATACCTTTTGCGCCTTTTTTCAAGGCAAGGTAGGCTGCTCTTTTCATTACCCTTCTGTAGGGCATCCTTTTTTCAATCTGCAGGGCTATATTCTCTGCTATGAGCTGGGCATCCTTTTCTGGAGCAGGCACATCCTTTACATTGATTGTAACATTGGAGTTTGTAAACTGCTTTATGAACTCTTTGAGTTTTTCAACCTCAGAACCTTTTCTACCAATAATGATGCCGGGCATTGCAGCATAGATATTTATGGTCATCTTATTTCTCTTTCTCTCTATTTCGATTTTTGAAATACCGGCGTAGTAAACCCTCTTCTTTATTGCCCTTTTTATCTTTTGATCCTCTAAAAACTTATCTTTAAAATCACGCTCAGCATACCAACGAGAAGTCCAGGTCTTCGTTATACCAAGCCTTAAACCAATAGGGTTGACCTTCTGACCCAAAACCCACCTCCTACTTACCTATAATCACGGTTATATTACTTGTTCGTTTAATAATTCTGCCTGCTCGACCCATAGCTCTTGCCCTGTATCTCTTCATCCTTATGCCATCGTTTGCAATAACATTGATTACTCTGAAACCATCGATATCCATACCCTGCTCAAGTGCATTAGCAACGGCAGACTCAATCAACTTCTTAAGTATAAATGCTGCCTTTCTCTTTGAGTATTTCAACAGCACCAGTGCCTCATCAACACTTTTTCCTTTGATTAAACCTATAACAGCCCTGACTTTAATCGGTGATATTTTAGCGCTTCTTAAAAATGCCCTTGCTTCCATATCTCACCAACCCTTACTTTCCTATTTTCTTTTGAACCACACCTTTGTGGCCTTTAAATGTTCTTGTTGGAACAAATTCACCCAGCTTATAACCGACCATATTTTCTGTCACATAAACAGGCACAAACTTTTTACCATTGTGAACTGCAAATGTAAAACCTACAAATTCAGGAATTATTGTGCTTCTTCTGGACCATGTCTTGATCATGGTTTTTTTACCGCTTGCCTTCATCTTTTCAAC contains:
- the secY gene encoding preprotein translocase subunit SecY, translated to MKEDYSNIFNVPELNKRLFFTFLMFLVFRIAAHVPTPGVDPHVLAVIFEQAKGTALGLFNLFSGGAIKNFSIISLGIMPYISAAIIIELLTAVSPELAALKKEGEAGRRKITEYTRYGTVIISFLQGLGIAIGLQSMHGPGGAPVVIWHGLPFVLFTSMTMTAGSVFLMFVGEQITERGIGNGISLLIFAGIVARLPAALGNLFRLVSAGEMSVLSLLVIFAVAIAVVAFVVFVELAQRRIPVQYPRRMVGRRLYGGQTSYIPLKINVSGVIPPIFASSILLFPVTITKIVNIPFLKRVSDYIMPGSLVYSVVYIALIFFFAYFYTAIVFNPKEIADNLKKNNGFIPGIRPGKYTAQYLDWVLDRLTFGGAIYLSFVCVLPWILIRKFNVPFYFGGTALLIVVQVALDTIMQIQAHLYMRNYEGFLKNRRTR
- the rplO gene encoding 50S ribosomal protein L15 → MELYELPQIVKKRKRVGRGDGSGWGTTAGKGNKGERARSGGAKPAYFEGGQTPIYRRLPKRGFKNPFRVEYEIVNVDKLEKYCSDGDLVDINYLVEHRLIKGNKPVKILGGGELTKAITVIADAFSKTAKEKIEKAGGKVEVLQ
- the rpmD gene encoding 50S ribosomal protein L30, which produces MADLKITLTRSLIGQKPSIRKTAIALGLKRPNKFVIRKDSPYIRGMIKKISFMVKVEEL
- the rpsE gene encoding 30S ribosomal protein S5, whose amino-acid sequence is MAVEKEFEEQVITIKRVTKVVKGGRRFRFSALVAVGDKNGRVGLGLGKSHEVPEAIKKAIEKAKKNLITVPITEDGTIPHQLEVKEGAGRVLIKPARPGTGIIAGNTARAILEVCGIRNIVTKSIGSNNVYNLSHALLKALSLLRDKDEIFKVRGLK
- the rplR gene encoding 50S ribosomal protein L18, which encodes MAKIDRKAERKRRKLRIKYKIRGTKERPRLCVYKSLNHIYAQIIDDEAQQTIVSASTLDIDLRDKVKGCNISSAKVVGEAIAKKALEKGIDKVVFDRNGYIYHGKVKALAESAREAGLKF
- the rplF gene encoding 50S ribosomal protein L6, whose amino-acid sequence is MSRIGRQPIPIPAGVEVQIKDGEVFVKGPKGQLSQGFDGNYVSVEKDDKFIYIKSVNDSKKAKAMHGLYRSLINNAVEGVSKGFSKVLQIEGVGYKAQASGNKLTLTVGFSHDVVYNVPDGVKVEVDKKGVEITVSGIDKQLVGLVASQIRAIKPPEPYKGKGIRYKGEYVRRKMGKAASK
- the rpsH gene encoding 30S ribosomal protein S8, whose amino-acid sequence is MSKKVADCLSKIKNGLKAKHEYVDVASNNLVENVCRILKEEGYISDYKKLDNVGSRNIVRVFLKYADENKRKPVIMSMKMVSKPSRRIYISADEIKPVMNGLGIGIISTSKGVMTTKEAKKLGIGGEYICEVF
- a CDS encoding type Z 30S ribosomal protein S14, with translation MARKALIEKSKRPPKFKVRARNRCQICGRPRGYIRKFGICRVCFRTLAGKGEIPGVKKASW
- the rplE gene encoding 50S ribosomal protein L5, whose amino-acid sequence is MPRLKTIYREEIIPRLMKEFSYKNVMQVPKIEKIVVNVGLAEGMHDIKLLESVLDELAIITGQRGVITRARKSIANFKLRKGMPIGCKVTLRGDRAYEFLDRFISFAIPRIRDFRGVPLKGFDGRGNYTLGITEQLIFPEINYDKIAKIHGLSVTIVTTAETDQEAKALLEAFGMPFRKSN
- the rplX gene encoding 50S ribosomal protein L24, whose protein sequence is MNRIRTKLKKNDKVKVIAGKDKGKEGTIISFVREKNRVIVEGVNIVKKHVKASATTKGGIIEKEAPIHISNVMLVCPHCNKPTRVGIRLLESGEKVRYCKKCGGTI
- the rplN gene encoding 50S ribosomal protein L14 gives rise to the protein MIQPYTMLKVADNSGAKRIMCIKVLGGTRKRYARVGDIIVASVKEADPNGKVKKGDVVKAVVVRTKKEFRRPDGTYIKFDENAAVLINNQKEPIGTRIFGPVVRELRAKEFTKIISLAPEVL
- the rpsQ gene encoding 30S ribosomal protein S17 — its product is MSKLIKEGIVVSDKMDKTIVVEVETLVEHPKFHKYIKRRKKFKVHDEKNQAKKGDRVKFIECRPISKDKHFRLLEITEKYIGLGDEQ
- the rpmC gene encoding 50S ribosomal protein L29, which translates into the protein MKAAELRKMSLKELMEEERKLREEIFKLNMRKGLEQMDNPHKIRNLRKDLARVLTVKNEKLKKGEQS
- the rplP gene encoding 50S ribosomal protein L16, giving the protein MLMPKRTKYRKYQRNRNGVRGIAKRGTTLAFGDYGLKAVGRGEVTNRQIEAARIAINRVLKHQGKIWIRIFPDFPLTKKPAETRMGKGKGSIEKWVAIVKPGRILYEIGGVSEELARKAFTLAAQKFNIEMKFVKRSEWT
- the rpsC gene encoding 30S ribosomal protein S3, translating into MGQKVNPIGLRLGITKTWTSRWYAERDFKDKFLEDQKIKRAIKKRVYYAGISKIEIERKRNKMTINIYAAMPGIIIGRKGSEVEKLKEFIKQFTNSNVTINVKDVPAPEKDAQLIAENIALQIEKRMPYRRVMKRAAYLALKKGAKGIKIQVSGKLGGAEMARTEWIKEGRVPLSTLRADIDYGFAESLTQAGVIGIKVWVFNGMVSP
- the rplV gene encoding 50S ribosomal protein L22 is translated as MEARAFLRSAKISPIKVRAVIGLIKGKSVDEALVLLKYSKRKAAFILKKLIESAVANALEQGMDIDGFRVINVIANDGIRMKRYRARAMGRAGRIIKRTSNITVIIGK
- the rpsS gene encoding 30S ribosomal protein S19 — protein: MPRSLKKGPFVDEKLIKKVEKMKASGKKTMIKTWSRRSTIIPEFVGFTFAVHNGKKFVPVYVTENMVGYKLGEFVPTRTFKGHKGVVQKKIGK